In Gemmatimonadales bacterium, the genomic window CAGCGGCCTCGACCGGACCGGACTGTGGGTCGGCGTCCGCGGCGATTCGATCGCCGCGATCTCGGACACGGCGCTCGCGGGCCGCACGGTGATCGACGCCGCGGGGAAGGTGGTGGCCCCGGGCTTCATCGACGTCCTGTCGTACGACCCCAACCCGTACGGCATCTGGCGCAAGCTCGCCGACGGCGTCACGACCAACCTCGCGATGCACGGCGCCTCGGGCGACATGGGCGCGTGGTACCGGGTCCTCGGGCGCTCGCAGTGGCCGGTCAACTACGGCGGCGCGTTCTCCAACCCCAACGCTCGCGAGCGGCTCCGCATCGGGCGCTACCGTGCGGCGACGCCCGGGGAGCTGCAGCGGCTCGTGGCGATGGCGGAGCGGGCGATGGGCGACGGCGCGCTGGGCGTCGCGATGAGCCCGGAGTACACGCCGGGCGCCACGACGGAGGAGGTGCTGGCGATGGCGCAGGTGGCGGCCCGGTACCGGGCGCCACTGTTCGTGCACGCGCGCTTCTCCGACACGGTGCCGCCCGGGACGGACGCCGAGGGCATCCACGAGATCCTCGAGGCGGCGCGGCGGACCGGGGCGGCGGTGCACGTGGACCACATCACGAGCGCCGCGACGTTCGACATGGCGGCCGCGCTCGACTCGCTCGAGCGGGCGCGGCGCGAGGGGCTCACGGTGACGGCGTGCGTCTACCCCTACGACTACTGGGGGACCAAGCTGAGCCAGGCGCGCTTCGATCCGGGGTGGCAACAGCGATTCGGCATTTCCTACGGCGACCTGCAGC contains:
- a CDS encoding amidohydrolase family protein; protein product: MSPPRLLLVGLLLVHPPLARRPVPAVAPRAPGFDLVIAHGRVMDPASGLDRTGLWVGVRGDSIAAISDTALAGRTVIDAAGKVVAPGFIDVLSYDPNPYGIWRKLADGVTTNLAMHGASGDMGAWYRVLGRSQWPVNYGGAFSNPNARERLRIGRYRAATPGELQRLVAMAERAMGDGALGVAMSPEYTPGATTEEVLAMAQVAARYRAPLFVHARFSDTVPPGTDAEGIHEILEAARRTGAAVHVDHITSAATFDMAAALDSLERARREGLTVTACVYPYDYWGTKLSQARFDPGWQQRFGISYGDLQLAGTTERLTAESFRRYRAQGKLAVAYAIPDTAVVLALRAPFVMIGSDAILNPGNNNHPRASGAFSRTLAVYVRERGTLSLMEAIRRMTLLPAQTLEARAPAMRRKGRLEVGADADIVVFDPATVRDRATVEHPELASEGIAWVVVGGRVALDPRGPRYQVRAGRAIRPD